In Mus pahari chromosome 20, PAHARI_EIJ_v1.1, whole genome shotgun sequence, the genomic stretch ctcttAAGTTCAagattcaggacagccaaggttacacagagaattgtcttgaaaagccaaagggggaaaaaaaaaatcttaaagcagAATTCTAGACACTATTCTTACTTTCCAGTCATTCCACACAGGCAatactgagggaagccaagatgCCCGGCAGCACACCCTGCTTTGTGAGATCTGACTAGTACATCAGAAAAGGCTGTCCAGGAATCAAGCCACTGTTTTGTGAGAATAACTCAAATTCTAAAATGTGCTAATTTTAATAGGACCTTGTTCTCATATTgtaattttgaaatgattttacaaaaaaaaccaaaaaacaaaaaaaaacaaaaaacagcttctTCTTCCTTGGGAAAACACCAAACAGTGAGTGGACAAGGCTTGGGAGGCCACAGTGGCTACCAGAGGACTCAGCCCCACCAAAGTTGTGGAACACATGAAGGCAAAGTCTGAGACAAGGAGTGGATCCCTGTAACCAAGCTGGACTACCTATCAAGGccatgaagaccaagccacaGAGAGCTATGAGTTCTCTCTGCCCATCAAAAAATCTGAGATTAATTTTACCTAGCAATTATCTCTTCTATGTTAATTGTGATGACTATTCTTGGTTattaacttgactatatctggaattaactaaaacccaaattgCAGTCCATACCTGtacgggatttttttttttttttttttaatactaattaAATCATCTgaaatgggaagacccacttATCTGgatctttcagacaggaaagtATACCTCTAATTCAGatcttttgaggtaggaagatacAGTTTAATCTGGATCACACCTTCTAgaagcctatataaaggacatgggaAGAAGCTGTTCTTtccttgcctgcttgctctctcactctcaagTCCACCCCTTCACTGGctttagagcctacttcttcactagctggaccacagcctacAAGCCATTGTAATAAATCTCCTTCatagttaacacacacacacacaccagaagagagcacctgATCTTCATGGATATGGAAGTtattggttgtgagccactgtggttgctgggaactgaaccagggtcctctacaggaacagcaagtactttttaccactgagccatctctccagaccctggaaAGCATCTTTTAAGGATGAGGTTTTAAAGATCATGGCAGGGCAGAAGAAACAGACTTGGTTTGGCCAGTAGACCAGAATTAAAGCTACCGAGGGATCAAGATTAGAAAGCCCCACACTATCCTATGCAAGGTATAGGGCCCCATGgcactgtctctgctcctgtgcccaagCAGCTGCTGCTGGCGGTTGGCACTGATGATGACCTGCGGTTGGTTGGGGGCTGCACTGCCAAGGCCACCTCCGATGCGATCTCTAAGACCTAGAGTTACTTATATAACCCTGGATGATCTCAAACTTACTCTCTTGTCTTGGCTTCCTacgggctgggattaaagatgtgccacTAAGGTATTAAAAACTATAGGTGAGCTAAGCATAGTGGTAtagggcagagaaagaaggatggcaagtttaaggtcagtctagggtataaaacagaaaaagaaaggggtgaagggaataatataaaaaaaaaaaaaaccacatttagTGCTTTGGTCAAAATTCCACACATCAGACCTCATCGCTAGGTAAGTTCATTTTGCCTCGAACAGATATAACCGATACACATTCAACTAGaaactaattaaaaatgttttaaatctctAGAACTTGGGCCAGTGAGgtagctcagagggtaaaagcacttgccacacaaagGACTGACAACCTGACTTTGACCCCAGAACCCATTGTGGAAGACAGATGCCACAAAACTGTCCTCGAATACATACTATAACATGAATAAGCCCTTCGCACCAATAAAAcagattactttaaaatataaactccTGACCTCAGAAACTTAGCTGGCTACCTAGTAAGCAGAGTAAAATTAGTAGTGCTGAGAAGAGTGAAGACTGAACCTACCCACTGTGCATCCAAGTAGTTCTAAAGTAAAATGAGGTGCAGAGACAAGATCACTTAAGGGCACAGTGCTAATCTACAGTAAGGACAGGGCAAAGACTACACCTTACTTTTATGTTAGTCAGTTTCTGTAAGTAAGCTGGCCATGCTCACTAGGAGCTGAAAATTAACGACTCCCTTAACAACTTTATGTTCAGTTTTAACTTCAAAGCATCCAACAGATCTTATTTCTCACAAGCAAGATCAATtctgaataaaagagaaaggggaaaaaagtgaataaatcaaAAGGAAATTACCTCATGTTCTTTTTCCTGTAGCAAAAGAACAATATCTCCAGGTTCCACTCCTGGAGCCTGGTCTGCTTCCCCAGTGAACGTAATCCTCTGTCCATGTTTCATGCCTTTGTCTACATGGACTTCCAGGATCTTGACTTCTTTGATCACCTTCTTCCCTTCACATTTTTTACAGCGGTCTTTTTCATTGATGACCTCCCCTGCAAAGAGAGATCATTCTCAAGCTTCTTGTAAGAAAGAGCACCCAACATGAAACTGTCTTGACAGTGCCCTTAActcaaaaagaaacattttgggTGTTACTGGTTAAAGCTACCATGAGTGACAAaactcttttttttgggggtggtggtggggtggtttcaagacagggtttctctgtgtagccctggctgttctggaactcactttgtagaccaggctggcctcaaactcagaaatccgcctgcctctgcctcctgagtgctgggattaaaggcgtgtgtgccaccacgcctggctgagtgACAAAACTCTTACCAAAGGGTCCCAGGTACCCAAGATTACAGAGAAAAACTTATCTTGACATTTCCTTAGCTCCTTGGGCAGTTAGCTGCTGGAGCTTCTATGAATGCTTTTGCAAACCTTTTTAGCTCTTACTTCAAGTATTCTACCAGCAGAGACAgtccaaataaaattttaatttttctttccagtaaGGGCTACTGAACTTAAGAACTTGCAAATGATCTATACTTGGTCCTTAAATATTCTTGATGGTGAATTACTAAACTGTACAGTTGGTACTGCAGTTTACTTCAAAGACTAAACCTtgcttagaattttttaaagagtGTTATGCTGCTAGGGCAGGCTTGAAATTCactaccctcctgcctctgcttcccgcaCAGATGATTACACCTTGTTCAATTCAGCTGCTAGTTTTCAGCTGAAGGTAGCAATTTTAACAACCAAGAATGCAGACACCTCATCAGAATATAACATGAAGCTAGGGAGGAGACCACCTCAGGTGTCACTCCTTAGCTGTCCTTCCACCCAGCTTTTTACGACAGAATCTTTCACTGACCTGGAGGTTagtaggttaggctggctggtcagtgagcacCTGGGATCAGCTTCTCTCCTTAGCACAGTGATTCTTAAATTGCATTACTGGCCTTAACACAGGTTTATGGGACTATACCCATGGCTAGGCTCTCATGCTAGAAGGCAGTCACTGTAGCAACTATGTTATCACCTCAGCCCAATATATACCTTCTTAAAATGACCTCATCACTTCCAAGAACAAAGTGGAAAAGAGAAGTTCTACAACTATACTAATTAACCATCAAGCAAAggaaagaatgggggggggggggcgtggctcagcggTAAGGATCCTAGGTTTAATCCCTCCCACCAGGGCTAGGGTAGGTATAGGTAGTGGAAATTAGAGTAAGGACTGGTGGATATAGTTCAATACTTGCCAAGCACACTCAAGGATTTGGGTTTACTATCCAGTGTTGGTAAGGCAAAATTCTCCACATAAATTAATCTAATTCAAAACTTAATTTCTTAGTTACACTAGCCACACATCTTTCCTTCCCTTGATTAAAGCcaacttaatttaaaaaccaaactatTAACAATATTCAGAACCTgattaggactttttttttttcctctttctttctttctttcttttttttttttactagttaaTGATAAAGATTAATTTCTAGCTGAGTTTGCAAAATATCTTAGCtttcagaggtggaggcagattAGGAATTCAAGATCAACCTTGAAcacagttcaaggtcagcctaggttaGAGATACTCCACTGAAACAGTAGTGGTATAATAAATTCCAATCTTCTACCAGATCTTCatgttgtaaataaaataaatataagcttattttaaaaaaattgtagggagctggagagatggctcagtggttggttaagagcactgactgttcttctagaggtcctaagttcaattcccagcaaccacacagtggctcacaaccatctgtaatgggatctgatacccttttctggtgtgtctgaggagagaccatgtactcacatacataaaacatttccaaCTTCTATATTCCCAACACATTCCAATCCTGGGTCTTACCTTCTCCATTACAGTCGGAGCACACGGACTGCATCTGCTGCACCATTCCCGGAGCCAGCTGTCTGATCATAATGCGCACACCTCGTCCCCGACAAGCGCTGCATTTCTGAACAGCTCCAGACTTCCCACCTTGGCTAAAGTAAAAGTATAAATCACACCTTTGCCTACAAACCAttacagtcattaaaaaaatacaaactctGCTTTTTAACTCCCTAGTAATAATGATTAAAGTGACCTTGAGAGGTGAGATGCCCAGATGCTTATTAAGTTTCTCAAAAAGCAGAGACACTGTGTAAGCAACAACACACTTACCCACTGCATGCACTACAGAGCACATTCTTGCTAAGTTGTAGTTTGGTTGTCTTGCCATTATATAGGTCTTCTAAAGATACTCTGTAGAGAAAAAGAACCAGGTTCAACAAAATTTTGccaatattaaaagataaaagtagTTTACAGAGCTAATTTCACTTTGACTTTTTgtaacaaagaactcaagaataaCTATAACTATAAACGATATACATGGTGCTAACACAGCTCTTCAGAGGACaaaagtttggttcccagtcccCACATTGGAACTACCTGTGACAACACCTCTAGAGAATCCAATGACTCTGACTCTCGAacacatgcgcgcgtgcacacacacacacacacacactcaaaattacaaaaataaattctttttttgagataggatttctctgtatggccctgactatcctggaactcactctgtagaccaagctggccttgaactcagatatctgcctgcctctgcctcctgagtgctaggatgaaagatATCTGAGACATCCATTGCCACGACCACccagcaaaaataataaattcactgGGCAATGCAGGCAAGTCGGGCCAGCACTCACATGGATATGGAAGCATTCTAGACCTGGTTGGACAAGTTCATATTGTAATGGTTGGTACAGATCTGGTCTGGGCTGATGCACAGGTAATCAACCAATAGGACACATAGCAGCTTTCTATAGGATCAGCCAAAAGCACTGTGATGTACTGGGTCAGCTTGCTGGCTTGTGCCAGCTGCTGGGTGAgctaggaggagaggccctctaCATGAAGGTATGAGGCTCCTTAGTGTTCATGATGAATGTTGGCATGGTGGCCCTGAACAACTTTTAACATATCTTCAAAGTATCTAACTCAAAAGGCTGAATTTAAAAAAGTGCCAAAATTGTTTGTATGCAAGAgtacacaatattttatatatccatATTAACTCAAAAaagtggtaaagaaaaaaaaaaggcttaccaaaaatatatatggaggctagaaagatggctcagcagttacttgctattcttgcagaggacctcagttcagttgAGTACCCACACAGGGactgacaactgtctgtaactccaattccagaggattcaataccttcttctggcatccatgggcacTCACTGTACATggtacccagacatacatgcaggcaaaacatccattcacattttcaaaaaagtaataaatgtttctttaaaataaaacaatttaaaaagtgtATTTGCTAGATGTGGCaatgcacacctataatcttaATACTGAAACAGGGAGACTGGCAAAAAGTCCAAAGTCAGCCTTTCCTatgtagcaagttctaggccagacaaGGTTAAatagacccagtctcaaacaaacatacaaactatatatacatgcacacacacccctaataaaacacaactcagttTTATTTATACATAGCATACTTCAATTACAACATCAACTTCCAAattaatctcaaaaaacaaagcagccCAGCCCTCCCTAAGGAGCTGTAGCTGATGGTTGCTGAGGGAAGGGATTCATTCTCAGTGATGTGGCCAATGGTAAGTTGCCCTTGCTCAGGTAAATAACTCCACCACCCCTATTCATTCAGGAAACTATAATTAAACGGAGGAAAGGCAAAAAAGTAGGAGGGACTTGTTAGGAAGAGGGGTTAGTTTGAAGGGAAAGCATAGGAAAAGGTAATATGAAGAGATCGTTGCCAaactacattttatatttctgtgtgtatcaaactgtaaaagaataaaattctgaaaattattCAATGATACCATCCATTTATATCACAGATTTAATAATActcatttgttttttgattggtttggctgattggttgttgttttatttttacttagtaTAAACTAAGTAGCTCTGGCTTTatggagcaggctggcctcaaattcaagagatctgcttgtctctgtccctttgtccCAAGTGATGTGATTACAGGTTTGAGCCACCACACATTTTTCCACACTTCACATGTGCTAAGTGGGCTCTGTCACTGATCTATACACATGTAGCCTTTAAACCTTCCTTACTAATTTAAAACCCTTGAATTCAGGTAAAAGAACAATGAAATAGTCTGAAGTTATTCTCCAAGGCACCTATACTATTTTGTGGTATTCAGCCTTTCAACAAATTGTTACTTTAAGTTTAAAACTTTCACATGCTGTAGACAGTATAAAGTAACACTTATAAGTAGGCaatatggctcagcagataaTAAAGGCACTTGTTGAAGACCTAAATTTGATCATAGtggaagagaaccaacttcccaCAAACTGTCCTCCCTGATTTGCAtgttcatgaaaaataaaaaattttaaaaaccacttaTAAATGAAAAATCACCAACAATACATCATCACATCCAAATAATGATATACTGATCTACATCTTAAGCCTTACAAGACTGGGAAAAGAAAACTAAGTAATAATCTGACTATATTGACGCTCTCCAGAGGCTTAAACTGGCAAAATTTCTCTGAAGCAATTAGGTTTTATCAGCTTCAAAACATGGAGATCAAGTCAGGGATAGTacctcacacctataatcccaacacttgagagccTGATGCAGGTGGGTTGTTATGAAGTCAAGGTCAGTCTTAGCTACAGTGTGATACtaattcaaaaagaaataaagccatgAATGCTTGGCTGGGAATCTGCCAGAGATAAAACCACATACAAAGAAATGCACAGCAACAGTACCCATTCTAGCCCCCCTGCACACCACATGTGAgatgaatgcttagtcatcatgAAATGGAATTATAAAGCCACTCAAAAGAATGTTAGTAGGCAggtatgatggtgcacatctgtaatcctagtattcaggagggagggggagaacatTGCTTGGACTACTTAACAAGCTCTGGCTTAAAATAAGGTGTGGGGGGTGTCTTTGAAGACAAATCAGTTGTTAATGTGTCTGCAGCACAGTATCTGGGTTCAATCCTCGGCACTTGTATAAAAAGCCAGCCATTAGCTATGGTGGGGCTGGGGAACTCATTCTTGCAGTGGACTCAGCTTCAATTTcatccacagggcagctcacaaccatctgtaactctagtttcagaggaCCTGGCACTCTCTTCTTACCTCGAGAACCAGGCACTTGTgtagtatacatatacacatacaagcaaaacacttatataAGACCAAATAGATACATctaaacacacagaaaactaGACCAGTAGGATTGCTGTGGATTACCACCAAACCTGactccctgagttcaatccctggaacccacatggtaaaagaaaaaaaccaaccaattCTACAATTTGTCCTGACCTTCATGTCTgcagggcagcaagcactagccTCCCTCTCCATAACAAGAACTGTAATTGaagtattttaaacaaacaactaAGGTCAGGCATGATCATACACCAcagcaatcccaccagcacttTTGAAGTGGAGGCAGGATACCAGGAATTCATAATCAGCTTTGGcttcatgagaccttgtcttaaaaactcCAGTGTTCACTCTCCCCACCTCAATTCAGTCTCTTGCATTTGttattaagaacattttttagtaaaataattttaaaatatagtgaaATGGCTATTTTCAGATTGTAGAGGAGCTGTGGAGTCTTAATTCAAAATCAAAGTCCACAGCGCTTATATGCTGAAGGTTATGCCAGGCTGGAAGCCAGTTAGCTCCATGGAAACCAATTTAGGAGAGTTAACATTGAGGATCAAGTAATGAGGAACACTGCCACgtaaataatcaaaacaaacaaccgTTCTTTTGACTTAAACTACTTCAAAGAATATCcacatttgaaaatttcaaacaggcaacctcaacagcatgtgaaaaaaaaaatcccaggaaaaATCAACTATTCTTTAAGAtcttggttgttttgagacaggcttctaTGTATGtgtcccaggttggcctcaaactagctATTCAGCTGAGTATTTATGACCTCGAAGCCTGATCCTCtcgcctctacctccccagtgctgtaaTTATAGGTAAAGACCACCCAATATGGTTTAAATCCAGAATTTTGTGCCTGGGAGTTAAGCACTTTATTTATCAACTGACCTATATTTCTAGAGCACCCTTCCACCCTTTTAAGGTCTGAAGcaaaatacatgtaattaatGTCACTTaataagaacacattttaaaatatgaattttgaaaCAAAGGACAAACTATTCTGTAGTAACCCTCTAAGGAACCCCGGCTGGAGAGGCATTTTCTAGGAGACTTACTTTAGTGGATGCATCATGTCCTCGCCTCTTCTTCTGCCATTTCGACTTCTACTCTGATTGCCCATAAAGCCAAACAATCCTCCACCAAAAATATGTGAGAAAATATCATCCATTCCACCACCTCCGCCGCTGCCTTCCCGTAGGCCTTGTTCTCCATATCTGTCATACAGCTCCCGCTTCTCTGGATTTGACAATACTTCATATGCAAAACTTATTTCTTTAAActataaagtaaaagtaaaaataaaaacaattggaTTTTTTTAAGTGCAAGAATGCAAGAAAGACTTCAGAAACCCAGAAGCCACTTAACTCCAATAAAAAGCCTTGAGTTTCAATTGGTTTCCTTTTGGTCCTCTTTATCACCTACTGCTAAACATCTTAGAATTCTCATTGTAAAACTAAAATAGTCCTCTGAACGTTATCACCATCAttattgtatatgcatatgagtgtgggAGCacgtatggaggtcaaaggacaactttcctTCCATTGTGGATCAAGCTTGGGTGGTCAGGCTTATATGGTAGCAAAGACTTGTAACACTGAGCAATCTCAATCGCTATAATTTTTCTTATCTTTGAAGAATATTACAAGCATTAGGTTTTACTGAGGTCATTttcaagtaaattaaaataacagcgaaaaattcactctgtaggcaTAAATGGACTTTCCTCTACATCATTCCTTTCTGGGAGggtgataaatattttaagtttcagTCTAAAACTAAAACTCCAAGAATAAAACTCAATAACTTACTTTATCTCCAGCATTTGGATTCTTATCAGGATGGTATTCTTTGGCTAACTTTCGGTATGCCTTCAAAAAAGATTTTGGATAAGAGTTATACACAGCAAACAATTTAAGATATTCACTTTTCTGAGAAGCAATGTTCTAAAGTGACAGCCTTCCAAACATTTTCCGcttcaattattattttcttgctaaTAATATACCCAAAGTTactgaagaaaaatacaaatagaacaGCAAAGAAGatactgaaacatttttttttctttttttaaaaactattatcaaATATCTTTGATGGCCAGTAGCCAGACCAAGGAGACCACAATAACCAAACAAATTTTAGATTGACTACATTTTACAGAAACTCAAGCACTACTACAAATTAAGCAAAGGATACTTCTACCAAGTATTTCATCTCTCCCCATGCTGGCTGGCTCCTCTGCCTGCCCTCTAACAGGAAATCACCCAGGAGGTCCTAAGTGATGTTCTACCAGCACACGGTCGGCTAACCGGGGTCCTAGGTGGTGGTGAAACTACAGACTTTCAATTAAGCGATGTGGGTAAGCACCGTGTAAGTCTTCACACAGACTCATGAATTATATAACACAGCCTACCATTTCCGGTAGGGTAACAGGAAGTCTTTTTCTTTGGACTTTACCAGTCCCAGTACTTACGGgacattcttatttttctcagtttaCAAATTCGGATTGGATCCCGACAGCCAGAGAAGATGCTGGGAGACTTTATTAATACCCTAAGTCCCGAGATGATTTGGTACTACGACAAAGGACGACACTAAGACCTGTCTTATTTTTAGGGAGTGCACGCTCAGGTGTTTGGCTGGGACACACGACTCATCCCCGAAGCGGCCACGGGGGATTTAGCTCTCCAGCCCACAGAACAAAGCTTCCAAACAGACCCACGCCGCTCCGGCTGCCGGGCGAgcgaggcagagggaggagcctgCTCAGCGCCCGAGGCTGCGGCCCTCAGCCCCACACCGGCGCCGGCGGTCAGCTCCTCCCCGGCCCGGCGGCGCGAGCACCGCGGTCCGACCTGTTTTTCC encodes the following:
- the Dnaja2 gene encoding dnaJ homolog subfamily A member 2: MANVADTKLYDILGVPPGASENELKKAYRKLAKEYHPDKNPNAGDKFKEISFAYEVLSNPEKRELYDRYGEQGLREGSGGGGGMDDIFSHIFGGGLFGFMGNQSRSRNGRRRGEDMMHPLKVSLEDLYNGKTTKLQLSKNVLCSACSGQGGKSGAVQKCSACRGRGVRIMIRQLAPGMVQQMQSVCSDCNGEGEVINEKDRCKKCEGKKVIKEVKILEVHVDKGMKHGQRITFTGEADQAPGVEPGDIVLLLQEKEHEVFQRDGNDLHMTYKIGLVEALCGFQFTFKHLDARQIVVKYPPGKVIEPGCVRVVRGEGMPQYRNPFEKGDLYIKFDVQFPENNWINPDKLSELEDLLPSRPEVPNVIGETEEVELQEFDSTRGSGGGQRREAYNDSSDEESSSHHGPGVQCAHQ